One window of the Labeo rohita strain BAU-BD-2019 chromosome 9, IGBB_LRoh.1.0, whole genome shotgun sequence genome contains the following:
- the wdr3 gene encoding WD repeat-containing protein 3, with protein MGLTKQYLRYVASAVFGVIGSQKANIAFVTLRGGGKGQYVAVGACEHVFIWDVRKAEKVLILEGKKHEVTYLCPSPDGIHIAVGYEDGSVRIFSLLNGESNISFSGHKSAVSVMRYDALGARLVTGSKDTDVIVWDIINECGLYRLKGHKDAITQILLLESKNLLITSSKDSFVKWWDLDTQHCFKTMVGHHTEVWGMVLLNQESRLLTGSADSELRAWDIQYIEEGKEAGEPQEKKVRTLLESEEEDEEGLDDEPEERILSCKKAGSVLREARDRVVSLVTDAKAKVLACHGLDTTLEVFIVLSEEEVQKKMDKKLKKAKKKQSMSQEGEEDVPEPVVERKLSDEIQKLANIKASSKIRSVDCLLAPNGEMKVALLLQNNTVETYTLKTTEKNPTGTKTSRLTLSGHRTDVRTLAFSSDNIAVLSASGETVKVWNRSTLQVIRTMGCEYALCSLFVPGDRQIILGTKSGKIQIFDLASGSLLETTDAHDGALWSMCLSPDQRGIVTGGADKTVKFWDFELIKDQDSGKTKRLTVKHTRTLQLDEDVLCVRYSPDQRLLAVSLLDCTVKIFYTDTLKFFLSLYGHKLPVLCLDISHDSALIATGSADRNVKIWGLDFGDCHRSMFAHDDSVMFLQFVPKTHLFFTAGKDRKIKQWDADKFEHIQTLEGHHREVWCLAISPNGDHIVSSSHDKTLRLWERTREPIILEEEKEMEREAEFEESLAKGDEPVVPGETKGEAEPAGKKTIETVKAAERIMEAVELYREETEKLEEHKAACKAAGKELPPLKMNPILVAFGNVSPSQYVLEVIKKVRSSELEVSLLVLPFPYVPDLLKLFSGYLQQGLEVELVCRCLFFLLRVNFGQITSNQMLLSVIDELRTNTISKVREIRDVLGFNSAGLQFLQREIENKEDVMFFADATDRFKEKNRKRKKRERAVLTIT; from the exons ATGGGTTTAACAAAGCAGTACCTGCGCTATGTGGCGAGTGCTGTATTTGGAGTGATCGGCAGTCAGAAGGCCAACATCGCGTTTGTGACCCTCAGGGGAGGTGGAAAGGGACAATATGTCGCTGTGGGAGCCTGTGAGCATGTGTTCATATGGGATGTCCGCAAAGCTGAGAAG GTACTTATACTTGAAGGTAAAAAGCATGAGGTGACATACCTGTGTCCTTCTCCTGATGGCATCCACATAGCGGTGGGTTATGAGGATGGAAGTGTGCGCATCTTTAGTCTGCTCAACGGTGAAAGCAACATCTCCTTCAGTGGACACAAATCAGCAGTCTCAGTTATGAGATATGATGCACTGGGTGCTCGTCTTGTCACTGGCTCAAAA GACACAGATGTGATTGTGTGGGATATCATCAATGAGTGTGGTCTGTACAGACTCAAAGGACACAAAGATGCAATCACACAAATTTTGTTACTGGAGAGCAAAAACCTGCTGATTACAAG CTCCAAGGACAGTTTTGTAAAGTGGTGGGACTTGGACACACAGCATTGTTTCAAGACAATGGTGGGGCATCACACTGAG GTATGGGGAATGGTCCTGTTAAACCAGGAGAGTAGGTTGCTTACAGGGTCTGCTGACAGTGAGCTCAGGGCCTGGGACATTCAATACATTGAGGAG GGTAAAGAAGCCGGGGAGCCACAGgaaaagaaagtcagaactcTTCTTGAGAGCGAAGAGGAAGATGAGGAAGGACTTGACGACGAGCCAGAAGAA CGAATTCTCAGCTGCAAGAAAGCTGGCTCTGTTCTGAGGGAAGCCAGAGACAGGGTTGTATCCTTGGTCACAGATGCCAAAGCTAAAGTGCTAGCATGCCAT GGCCTGGATACTACGCTTGAAGTCTTTATTGTACTATCAGAGGAGGAGGTCCagaaaaaaatggacaaaaaactAAAGAAAGCCAAGAAAAAGCAAAGTAT GTCTCAGGAAGGAGAAGAGGATGTACCTGAACCTGTAGTGGAACGAAAGCTGAGTGACGAGATCCAAAAACTGGCAAACATAAAGGCGTCATCAAAAATCAG ATCAGTGGACTGCCTTCTGGCTCCTAACGGAGAGATGAAGGTTGCTCTTCTTCTGCAGAATAACACAGTGGAGACATATACCCTGAAGACTACAGAGAAGAATCCTACTGGCACTAAAACATCTCGCCTCACATTGAGCGGTCATCGTACAGATGTCAGGACTCTGGCCTTCAGCTCCGATAACATAGCCGTCCTCTCCGCCTCTGGAGAGACCGTCAAAGTATGGAACAG GTCCACTTTGCAGGTCATTCGTACCATGGGATGTGAATATGCTCTCTGCTCATTATTTGTTCCTGGAGACAGACAGATTATTCTAGGAACAAAG AGTGGGAAGATTCAGATTTTCGACCTGGCGTCAGGAAGCCTTCTAGAGACGACTGACGCCCATGATGGAGCTCTTTGGTCCATGTGTCTCTCTCCAGACCAG AGAGGGATTGTAACTGGTGGTGCTGACAAGACTGTGAAATTCTGGGACTTTGAGCTCATAAAGGATCAGGATTCTGGGAAGACCAA GAGACTGACGGTGAAGCACACACGCACTCTGCAGTTAGATGAGGACGTGTTGTGCGTGCGCTACAGTCCTGACCAGAGGCTGCTGGCTGTCTCTCTTCTCGACTGTACGGTCAAGATCTTTTACACTGACACGCTGAAG TTCTTCCTGTCACTGTATGGACACAAACTGCCTGTTCTGTGCCTGGACATTTCACAT GACAGCGCTTTAATAGCCACAGGCTCAGCAGACAGAAACGTGAAGATTTGGGGTTTGGACTTTGGAGACTGTCATCGCTCTATGTTTGCACATGACGACAG TGTGATGTTTCTTCAGTTTGTCCCTAAAACCCATCTGTTCTTCACTGCGGGAAAGGACCGAAAGATCAAGCAGTGGGATGCTGACAAGTTTGAGCACATCCAGACGTTGGAG GGTCATCATCGAGAGGTCTGGTGCCTGGCCATCAGCCCCAATGGAGACCACATCGTCTCCTCATCTCATGATAAAACCCTCAGGCTGTGGGAGAGAACGAGGGAGCCCATTATCCTGGAGGAGGAAAAGGAGATG gAAAGGGAAGCAGAATTTGAGGAGTCATTAGCTAAAGGTGATGAACCTGTG GTCCCTGGAGAGACTAAAGGAGAAGCAGAGCCTGCTGGGAAGAAGACCATCGAGACAGTGAAAGCT GCTGAGCGAATAATGGAGGCTGTTGAGCTCTATAGAGAAGAAACTGAAAAGCTGGAGGAACACAAAGCTGCCTGCAAGGCAGCGGGGAAGGAG TTACCACCCCTTAAGATGAACCCCATCCTTGTGGCTTTTGGAAATGTCTCT CCCTCTCAATATGTTCTGGAAGTAATAAAGAAGGTTCGGTCCAG TGAGCTGGAGGTGTCTCTGCTGGTGCTGCCGTTTCCTTACGTCCCGGATTTGCTGAAGCTCTTCAGTGGTTACTTACAGCAGGGCCTGGAGGTGGAGCTAGTGTGCCGCTGCCTTTTCTTCCTGCTCAG AGTAAATTTTGGTCAGATCACCAGTAATCAGATGCTGCTGTCAGTCATTGATGAGTTAAGAACCAACACGATATCTAAAGTGCGAGAGATCAGG GATGTCCTGGGTTTCAACAGCGCGGGTCTTCAGTTCCTGCAGCGTGAGATTGAGAACAAAGAGGACGTAATGTTCTTTGCTGATGCCACAGACCGCtttaaagagaaaaacagaaagagaaagaaacgTGAAAGAGCCGTCCTGACAATTACATGA